The following DNA comes from Chryseobacterium gallinarum.
GATATAATTTTTTTAGTTAAATTATTTTTTATAAATTTGCAAAAAATACATAGATTTTTTAAGAAAATTGTAATTTAACTAATATGAACTATCAACTGGACGAAATAGACAAGAAGATTCTTGATTTCTTAGTAGAAAACACAAGAATGCCTTTTACTGAAATTGCAAAGCAGATGGATGTTTCTGCTGGAACAATTCACGTAAGAGTGAAAAAGATGGAAGATGCAGGTATTATTTTGGGATCATCTCTTAACATCGATTATGGTAAGCTGGACTATCACTTTACAGCTTTCATCGGAATTCTTTTGACAAAATCAAACCGTACTCAGGAAGTATTGAAAGAATTGTCAACTATTCCTAACGTAATCGAGGCTAGCGTTATTTCCGGGAAATATAATATTTTCTGTAAAGTAAGAGCTAAGAATACAGATGATGCTAAAAGAATTATTTATCAGATCGATGATATTCAGGATGTAATGAGAACTGAAAGTATGATTTCTATGGAAGAGTACCTAAGCGATAAAAACAGACTGATCAACGCTATCTCTATTTAATTCAAATTTTAAACGAATAATTATAAAAGAACTTATGAAATCTCTCATAAGTTCTTTATTTTTGTACCTATGGAAGAATACAGCTATTTTGACGAAGATCCGAAGAAAGGATGGGGTTTTGTATTGGCCTTTGCTGCTTTGATGTTATTTACCATAATGGGATTAGGAATTGACGTGGATGAATATTTGCAGCATGAATACCTGGATATTCCAAGATGGTATTTTTATATTATCTTTTCTATTGATCTGCTGATGATGATAGGATTGGTGTTGATGTTTTTCTACAGGAAAATCGGAATCTTTATGTTTCCGGTTCTTCTGGTACTGCATTTCTTTATGCATAACTATTATCTGTCAACATTTCTGTACACCGATGTCACCAATCTTTTCCTGTTTACAGGATTCGGAATGCTTGCCATCATTCCCAAATGGAAGTTTTTTAAATAAGCAAATTTTAAAGCCCACAAGGGAGCATTACCGGTTATTTTAATAAATTCCGGAAGTTCCTTTAAGATAAAAAACTACGGCTGGTTCGAAGAACCAGCCGTAGTTTTATGTAGATTTATAATTGTCTTAGTTAGCTAAAACCCTTTTTACAGCTTCTTTTACAGCTGCAGCATCAATTTTATATTTCTTCATAAGTTCAGCAGGCGTTGCAGATTCTCCGAAAGTATCATTTACCGCTACGAATTCCTGTCTTGTAGGTCTTCTTCTTGCCAGCATTCCGGCAATGGATTCTCCTAAACCTCCAAGGTAGTTGTGCTCCTCAGCCGTTACAATTTTACCGGTTTTTTCAACAGATTTTAAGATGATTTCCTCATCCAATGGTTTGATGGTGTGAATATTGATCACTTCGCAGGAAATTCCTTCTTTTTCAAGCTCGTCAGCTGCTACAAGAGACTCCCATACAAGGTGTCCGGTTGCAACAATCGTTACGTCGGTACCTTCCTGCAACATAATTCCTTTTCCGATTTCGAAAGGCATATCTTCAGGCATGAATACAGGAACAGTAGGCCTTCCGAATCTTAAATATACAGGACCTTCAAAATCTGCAATAGCAATAGTAGCTGCTTTTGTCTGGTTGTAGTCACAAGGATTGATAACAGTCATTCCCGGAAGCATTTTCATCATACCGATGTCTTCCAAAACCTGGTGAGTAGCTCCATCTTCCCCTAAGGTAAGGCCGGCATGAGACGCACATATTTTTACATTCTTTCCGGAATAAGCAATAGACTGACGAATCTGGTCATACACCCTTGAGGTAGAGAAGTTAGCAAAAGTTCCGGTGAAAGGGATCTTTCCCGTAATGCTAAGACCTGCTGCAAGTCCCATCATGTTGGCTTCAGCAATACCCACCTGGAAGAATCTTTCCGGAGCTTTTTCAATGAATTTCTCCATTTTTAAAGAACCGATAAGGTCTGCACATAATGCTACTACATTGGGATTTTTATCAGCGAGCTCAGCTAATCCGGCTCCGAATCCTGAACGAGTATCCTTTTTTTCTGTATATGTATATTTCATTTTTATTTTTTTAATCGAGATTTTTTAAATAATTGTTTAATTTCTTTTTATCAGAAGCATCAAGTTTTTCATGAATTTCGTTAAGGTAGAGTACCTCACGTCGTATTTCATCTAACGTAATTTTGATTCCCACTGTATGGTAGTTGGATTGTGTAAGGTACATATCACATATTTGCCCCACATAATTTTTTAAATGCCCCTGTAATTCTTTATGATTGAACTTGGGAAGTTCTTTCTCAAAATTTTTACAATGTTGAGGTAATCCCTTCCAGAGTTTAACATTAGACAGAGTATGAATAGCCAGATTTCCATCCTCCTGGTGATTTTTTTTATATTCGGATGCATAGTCCGGGATATAGATGTAATCATCAGAATCTGATACCACGGTAGAATCTGCAGCCACTACAGCCGAGTCTGCCCTATTATTATACTCATCCTGTTGTTTTTTGTAGGCAATCATTATTGAATCATGCTTTCTTTGCTGATCCGTGATGATCTTTTTATGATCAATAAGAACAAAGTCTTTAGAATCCGAAACAGATTTCAACACAAGATATTCTTTATCATAATCCTTTTCCGGGGCCAGTTTTAAAATCAACCCTTTCAAGCTGCTTTTTTCAAGTTTGGGAATACTAAGATACTGTTTCAGCAAGCCGTTAAAAACAGTGAAGCTGTTATAGGGAGAGGCTTCATCAATACAAACTTTCAGAAAATCATTTTCACGCGTAAAAGTTTCTTTCTTTGATCTGAAATTAATAAGATAATGAGTACAAGGCATACCCAATACTGTTTCCCTGGTATTCAGTTTTTTGGATTCTAAAGCATAATCATCTTCTGAATAAGCGGATGATACTGCACCAAAGAAATAGCTTCCTGCCCCATATCCACTAAGGCGGTTGTTCATTTCCATACCTACAGGGCTTGTGGCCAAAGCATCAGTAAAGAAATACATAGGAAAATCCTTAAAACTGACAGTAGAAAGAAATTCATTATTGCTGCTTACATACATTCTTACTAAAGGAGTGGCGGGATTATTGCCTACAACCCGGTAGGTGAACTCTTTTGCAAAAGAGATTCTCTTTTCCTGAGCCATTCCAATAACAAAACTTGTAAGAAGGCAAATAAATATGAACTTTTTCATGAAAATTTAATGGTCTGATTTTTTAAAGATACTAGTAATCAGCAGGGGCTTCTAAATACAATTGTTTGAAAGCTGTTTCCAGTTGCTCGTCGTTAGGAGCTTTTCCGTGCCATGCATGAGATCCCATCATATAATCTACTCCGTAACCCATTTCTGTATGAAGAATAATAGCTACAGGTTTTTCTTTTCCTGTTTCTGCTTTTGCTCTTTCAAGAATACCAATTACTGCTTCCAGGTCATTACCGTTCTTTTCTTCCAAAACAATCCATCCGAATGCCTCAAGTTTGGCATGAAGATCTCCTAAGGTTAATACATCATCAGTATCACCGTCAATCTGGCGTCCGTTGTAATCAATAGTAGAAATAATGTTGTCTACTTTTTTACCGGCAGCATACATTAAAGCTTCCCAGATTTGACCTTCCTGAAGCTCTCCGTCTCCGTGAAGGGAGTACACAAGCGACTTGTCTCCATCCAGTTTTTTTCCCTGAGCAACACCAAGCGCTACAGAAAGTCCTTGTCCAAGAGAACCTGAAGCGATTCTGATTCCCGGAAGACCTTCATGGGTAGTTGGGTGTCCCTGTAATCTCGAATCCAGTTTTCTGAACGTGCTCAGCTCTTCTACCGGAAAGAATCCGAATCTTGCCAGAGTAGAGTAGTACACTGGTGAAATGTGCCCGTTTGATAAATAAAAATGATCTTCATTTTTACCCTCCATGGTAAAAGGAAGATGATAGTTCATCACCTTTCCGTAAAGTGCTGTAAAGAATTCTGTACATCCTAAACTTCCACCCGGGTGTCCTGAATTAACAGCGTGAACCATTCTTAAAATGTCTCTTCTGATCTGCGTAGTAAGAGATTTTAACTCTTCAATACTTTTACTCATTATATCTGATTTATTTGCACGCGAATTTACAATTTTTTAGCGGCTTATGGAAATGCAAAAATCCGGGTTTTAAGACCCGGATTTTGAATGATTGTATTATTTTCTCTTTTTTAACAGCCTTCATTGAGGTAAACAGAAATTTCTGTGACTATATTATTAATAAATTTAAAAGTCAGCTGTGTTCCGGCCTGGCTATCCTCCAGGGTAAAATACCCGGAATCTTTTACAGGTTTCTGCATTTTATCATCCCATTCAGGACGTACGCTGAAGTTAGGATAATTCCGGTAAGCGTTGATAAGGTCATCTCTTGTACTTCCGACCCCTATCCCGCTTTTGGTTTTAAACTTTTTACTGGTGGTAAGCATATAAGTAATCGAGGGTACGCTGGGATTGGCTTCATTAATATAGTTATTAAAAATTTCCACCTGGATAGATTCACCATTGTATTGTACTATATTCTTTTTTTCACCATCTGTAGGCTTTAGCTTTATTCCGGCAATTTTTTCGGCTTCAATTTGCGGCATGAAAACCTTATAGGGCCCGATTCTTAAAGTGGAAACTTCAAAATTTTCCTGGGCATGCATGAGACCGAAAGACAGTGCAAAAATGAAAAAGGAAATAATTTTTTTCATAGTTTTATATTTAATAAGTTATTATGCTTCAAAGATAGTCAGAAAAGATGAATTTTATGAAGAAATCATAATTGCTTTGAATTGGATAATATCCGGATTTTACTATTAATAATTGTATATTTTAAATAAAATTTGCAATTGTTTGTCTTTTAATTCTTTACTTTTTTAAATTTTTCATATCTTTATTTTACAGCTTAATATAATCACTATGAAAATTAAAAAACTATTTTCAGGAATATTCCTCTTATTCTTGTTTTTTGGAAAAGGACAGGATTTTTTTACACCGGTCAGTGAGAGGTCTATTAGAACGGATTCTAAAAACAGAACGGTACAACCCGAAAAGTTCCTTACCTATAAATTGGATGTGGAAAGAATAAGAAATTACTTTGCTTCAGTTCCGGAGTTGGCAGATCATGATTTTAAAAACAATGCACCGGTTATTGTACTTCCTATGCCTGACGGAACAAAAGCAAAATTTAAAATCTGGAAATCCTCAGTAATGGCTCCGAAATTAGCCAGTCAGTTTCCCCAGCTTATTACCTTAACGGGACAGGGAGTGGACGACCGCTATGCTACAGTAAAACTGGATCTGACAGAATTAGGATTTCATGCCCAGATAAAATCCGTGGTGACGGGCGATACCTACATTGATCCTTATGCAAAAACTGATATTAACAATTATATCGTTTATAAAAAAGCTGATCTTATTGATAAAAATCCAAGAACCTGTGGAACGCAGGACGAAGAACATCAATTTGAAAAAAAAAGCGCGCAAAGAAGCGTTACACCAAGCGTAGGAACTCAAATTAGAATTTTCAGACTGGCAGTAGCCTGCACGGGAGAGTATGCAAAGGCAGCTACGGGACTTGCTACACCTACTATTGCACAAACTCTTTCAGCTATTATAACGACCGTAAACAGAGTAAACGGAGTATATGAGCAGGAGGTGGCTTCCAGGCTCATATTGGTAGATAATGAAACCAACGTTATCTTTACCAATTCTGATACCGATCCTTTTACCGGAAATAATAATGCCAATATGTTAATCAATGAAAGCCAGACCCAGATTGATGCTTTGATAGGAAATGCCAATTATGATATAGGACATACATTCAGCACTGGCGGAGGTGGATTAGCCCAATTAGGCTCTATTTGTAACAATGCGAGTAAAGCCAGGGGAATTACCGGTTCATCTAATCCTGTAGGAGATCCTTATGATATTGATTATGTAGCACATGAAGTAGGACACCAGTTTGGAGGCCCTCATACCTTTAATGCGATAACAGGAAACTGTAACGGGAACCGCAGTTCAGCCAATGCTGTAGAACCGGGAAGTGGAATTACCATTATGGCTTACGCGGGAATTTGTGGAGCTACCAATAACCTGGCAGCCAATAGTATTCCTATTTTTCACACCCGTTCATTCCAGTCTATTACGACAAAAGTTCAGTCAACAACATGCCAGGTAACAACGCCTGTTCCTAATACCGCCCCTGTTGTAAATGCAGGAAACAATTATACCATACCAAAAGGTACTCCGTTTAAGCTGACCGGCTCAGCCACTGATGCTGAAAACAACGCACTTACCTATTGCTGGGAGCAGAATGATACCGGTCCTGCCGGAGACTGGAATCTTCCGACTCTGAATGCTCCTTTGTTCAGGTCATTTATGCCTACCACCGTACCTTACAGATATTTTCCGAGACTTACCGATTTAATCGGTACAACCACCCCTAAAGGGGAAATTTTACCATCTTACGGAAGAACTATGGAGTTTAGATTGACAGTAAGAGACAATAATGCCGGCTGTGCCGGGGTTGCCAATGATGATGCTACCATAACGGTTGACGGGAATTCAGGTCCGTTCCAAGTAACAGCACCCGGCTCTGCAGTAAACTGGGCAGGCAACTCATCTCAAACCATTACATGGAACGTAGCGAATACTACCGCTGCTCCCGTAAGTTGTGCCAATGTGAGTATTTTACTTTCCACCGATGGAGGGCTTACATATCCTACCACGATCTTGGCGTCTACTCCCAACGATGGTTCAGAAGTGATCACTATTCCTAATGTGAATACCACACAAGCCAGGATTATGGTGGCCGGAGAGGGAAATGTTTTCTTTAATATTAATCCGGTTAATTTTACCATTAGTCAGGTATTGGCTGTTGATGAAGTAAAAAATAATAAAGACGTATTTGCCATATATCCTAACCCAAGTAAGGGTCTTTTGAATATTAAATTTACCAATTCAAATGAAGTCTATGATATTACAGTGTATGATGTAAGTGGAAAGCTGGTATTCAATCAGCGGAATAATAAGCCGGGGTATGACAGGATAGGATCTTTCAACCTCTCCCAATTGGTGAAAGGAGATTATCTGATCAAGATTAAGTCTGAAAATATAGATAAAACTATAAAATGGATTAAAGAATAGGGTTCAACCCCTCCCTTTACTTAAAAGACCGCTTCCAAACATGAAAGCGGTCTTTTAATTTTAATCTTCTCTTAATGATGTATATTAAACAACCTTTAAATGCTGTTTATCTTTTATCAGCCATAAGCCGATAAATGTCAGCAATCCGTTAAGAACAATCAGTTCTACACCAATCCGGTAGTCTGTATAAGTTGTCACGGCAAGATTGATCAGATACGTAATAACAGGAGCCAGAAGTGTTACTGCAAGAATAGAATGTTTTGTTGAAATCCTGAACCTGGTAAAGATTCCGAAAGCAAAAAGTCCTAAAAGCGGGCCATACGTATAACCGGCAATTTCCATAATAAGATATACAATAGATTTATCATTCAGTGCTTTAAAAACCATGATTAAGATGAAGAAAACAGCTGTAAACGTTAAATGTACCTTCATACGGACGCGTTTTTTTTCTTTTTCTGTTTTGGTTTTATCCTCATTGATATTCAACAGATCTACACAATAAGAACTGGTAACCGCAGTCAAAGCACCATCAGCAGAAGGAAACAGTGCTGAAATTAATCCAATGATAAAAATAATTGAAATAGCCATGG
Coding sequences within:
- a CDS encoding transketolase, encoding MMSKSIEELKSLTTQIRRDILRMVHAVNSGHPGGSLGCTEFFTALYGKVMNYHLPFTMEGKNEDHFYLSNGHISPVYYSTLARFGFFPVEELSTFRKLDSRLQGHPTTHEGLPGIRIASGSLGQGLSVALGVAQGKKLDGDKSLVYSLHGDGELQEGQIWEALMYAAGKKVDNIISTIDYNGRQIDGDTDDVLTLGDLHAKLEAFGWIVLEEKNGNDLEAVIGILERAKAETGKEKPVAIILHTEMGYGVDYMMGSHAWHGKAPNDEQLETAFKQLYLEAPADY
- a CDS encoding Lrp/AsnC family transcriptional regulator, producing the protein MNYQLDEIDKKILDFLVENTRMPFTEIAKQMDVSAGTIHVRVKKMEDAGIILGSSLNIDYGKLDYHFTAFIGILLTKSNRTQEVLKELSTIPNVIEASVISGKYNIFCKVRAKNTDDAKRIIYQIDDIQDVMRTESMISMEEYLSDKNRLINAISI
- a CDS encoding transketolase family protein; the protein is MKYTYTEKKDTRSGFGAGLAELADKNPNVVALCADLIGSLKMEKFIEKAPERFFQVGIAEANMMGLAAGLSITGKIPFTGTFANFSTSRVYDQIRQSIAYSGKNVKICASHAGLTLGEDGATHQVLEDIGMMKMLPGMTVINPCDYNQTKAATIAIADFEGPVYLRFGRPTVPVFMPEDMPFEIGKGIMLQEGTDVTIVATGHLVWESLVAADELEKEGISCEVINIHTIKPLDEEIILKSVEKTGKIVTAEEHNYLGGLGESIAGMLARRRPTRQEFVAVNDTFGESATPAELMKKYKIDAAAVKEAVKRVLAN
- a CDS encoding reprolysin-like metallopeptidase, with translation MKIKKLFSGIFLLFLFFGKGQDFFTPVSERSIRTDSKNRTVQPEKFLTYKLDVERIRNYFASVPELADHDFKNNAPVIVLPMPDGTKAKFKIWKSSVMAPKLASQFPQLITLTGQGVDDRYATVKLDLTELGFHAQIKSVVTGDTYIDPYAKTDINNYIVYKKADLIDKNPRTCGTQDEEHQFEKKSAQRSVTPSVGTQIRIFRLAVACTGEYAKAATGLATPTIAQTLSAIITTVNRVNGVYEQEVASRLILVDNETNVIFTNSDTDPFTGNNNANMLINESQTQIDALIGNANYDIGHTFSTGGGGLAQLGSICNNASKARGITGSSNPVGDPYDIDYVAHEVGHQFGGPHTFNAITGNCNGNRSSANAVEPGSGITIMAYAGICGATNNLAANSIPIFHTRSFQSITTKVQSTTCQVTTPVPNTAPVVNAGNNYTIPKGTPFKLTGSATDAENNALTYCWEQNDTGPAGDWNLPTLNAPLFRSFMPTTVPYRYFPRLTDLIGTTTPKGEILPSYGRTMEFRLTVRDNNAGCAGVANDDATITVDGNSGPFQVTAPGSAVNWAGNSSQTITWNVANTTAAPVSCANVSILLSTDGGLTYPTTILASTPNDGSEVITIPNVNTTQARIMVAGEGNVFFNINPVNFTISQVLAVDEVKNNKDVFAIYPNPSKGLLNIKFTNSNEVYDITVYDVSGKLVFNQRNNKPGYDRIGSFNLSQLVKGDYLIKIKSENIDKTIKWIKE